Proteins encoded together in one Rhizobium sp. 11515TR window:
- a CDS encoding ABC transporter permease, with product MAASAAMLLLNAAAVVVGIGLWWLVTAEGLVGLPTPTQVAAAAAAEAGNGILLSDALASLGRVMTGFCLGLIAAVPIGFLMGWYRIARGIIEPYVQFFRTIPPLAIIPLAIVTMGIDETPKIFVIFLAAFLSSIVATYQGVISVDKTLINAARVLGAGDFTIFRRVIIPASTPYIMVGVRIGLGSSWATVVAAELIAAQSGLGYRMQQAQLYYDLPTIFVSLIAIGVLGLLMDRIVMMADRILTAWQEKL from the coding sequence CTGGCAGCATCGGCAGCGATGCTGCTTCTGAATGCAGCCGCCGTCGTCGTCGGGATTGGCCTATGGTGGCTGGTGACCGCCGAAGGGCTGGTTGGCCTCCCAACGCCGACCCAGGTGGCTGCGGCCGCCGCTGCCGAAGCTGGAAACGGCATCCTGCTCAGCGATGCGCTCGCCAGCCTCGGCCGGGTCATGACCGGCTTCTGCCTCGGTCTGATCGCCGCCGTTCCCATTGGATTCCTGATGGGGTGGTATCGCATCGCCCGGGGCATCATCGAGCCCTATGTCCAGTTCTTCCGCACCATTCCGCCGCTTGCGATCATCCCGCTTGCGATCGTGACGATGGGCATCGACGAGACGCCGAAGATCTTCGTCATCTTCTTGGCCGCTTTCCTGTCGAGTATCGTTGCGACCTACCAGGGTGTGATCAGCGTCGACAAGACCCTCATCAACGCCGCGCGCGTATTGGGGGCGGGGGATTTCACCATTTTCCGCCGCGTGATCATTCCGGCCTCGACACCCTATATCATGGTCGGCGTGCGCATCGGCCTCGGCTCGTCCTGGGCCACCGTCGTTGCAGCCGAGCTTATCGCCGCGCAGTCCGGCCTCGGTTACCGCATGCAGCAGGCCCAGCTCTATTATGATCTGCCCACCATCTTCGTGAGCCTGATCGCCATCGGCGTTCTTGGCCTGCTCATGGATCGGATCGTCATGATGGCCGATCGTATTCTTACCGCATGGCAGGAAAAGCTATGA
- a CDS encoding aliphatic sulfonate ABC transporter substrate-binding protein, which translates to MTRRSLLTTAATLTAAATMPMIAGPARAAPKPIRIGYLSDFPNSSLFAIANDQKLWQAEGLEPDLKVFTNGPIQIQAMGAGSLDFGTIGPGALWLPASGHAKVLGVNDIGFSDRVIAQAAFTSIADLKGKKVGVPQGTSGEMILRMALGKAGLTIKDVQVVPMDPSTVVAAFSSKQIDAAGIWYPLIDAIKPRVPDMKELASNKDFYPDTSFINTFVARNETIQSDPDLAKSFLKVIKKAMDYRVANLDHSIELTVAFTQSPSDATAKVAKSRKLLTSAELNKFTEDGSVVKWLGEFNKMFVDFGTIKDPLPPEKYFDPKLFLSA; encoded by the coding sequence CTGACGAGACGCAGTTTATTGACGACGGCCGCGACGCTGACGGCCGCCGCCACGATGCCTATGATTGCGGGGCCGGCCCGCGCGGCACCAAAGCCGATCCGGATCGGCTATCTCTCCGATTTCCCCAATTCGAGCCTGTTTGCGATTGCCAACGATCAGAAGCTTTGGCAAGCCGAGGGGCTGGAACCGGATCTGAAGGTGTTCACCAATGGTCCCATCCAGATTCAGGCCATGGGTGCGGGGAGCCTCGATTTCGGGACGATCGGCCCCGGCGCGCTGTGGCTGCCGGCAAGCGGTCACGCCAAGGTGCTTGGCGTCAACGATATCGGGTTCAGCGACCGCGTCATTGCTCAGGCGGCCTTTACCTCGATCGCCGATCTCAAGGGCAAGAAGGTCGGTGTCCCGCAAGGCACATCCGGAGAGATGATCCTGCGCATGGCGCTCGGCAAGGCTGGCTTGACGATCAAGGACGTGCAGGTCGTACCGATGGATCCGAGCACCGTCGTTGCTGCCTTCTCCTCCAAGCAGATCGATGCGGCGGGTATTTGGTATCCCCTGATCGATGCGATCAAGCCGCGTGTTCCCGATATGAAGGAGCTGGCGTCGAACAAGGATTTCTATCCCGATACCTCGTTCATCAATACCTTCGTCGCGCGCAACGAAACGATCCAAAGCGATCCCGATCTCGCCAAGAGCTTCCTGAAGGTCATCAAGAAGGCCATGGACTACCGGGTTGCAAACCTGGATCATTCGATTGAATTGACGGTCGCCTTTACGCAATCGCCTTCTGATGCGACGGCCAAGGTTGCGAAAAGCCGAAAACTTTTAACGAGCGCTGAGCTGAACAAGTTCACCGAGGATGGCAGCGTCGTCAAATGGCTGGGCGAGTTTAACAAGATGTTCGTCGATTTCGGAACCATCAAGGATCCCTTGCCTCCGGAGAAATACTTCGACCCGAAATTGTTCCTTTCGGCCTGA
- a CDS encoding glycosyltransferase, whose amino-acid sequence MVQYLLALAPTFLVVAFFLLGPFNWPRHHSWARTVTCGFVAAVALRYMIWRFTQTVLPYPYDGTNFYWVWLVFIVELLAFSDVVLFLILMSRYVDRSLETDELGKIFFSRDERKLPTVDVFIPTYNEPLDVLERTIVGALSLDYPAEKLKVYVLDDQRRDWLKAFCEDKNAIHVTRSNNAHAKAGNMNNGLQVSSGEFVAVFDADFVPYRHFLRRTLPFFSDESIGIVQTPQHFFNADPVQTNLGLENIWPDEQRLFFDEIAPSRDGWDVSFCCGSCSIARRKAIDAIGGFPTESITEDLLTTLSMLNKGYKTRYLNERLSMGLAAENLTGYFVQRERWCQGGIQTLYLHNGPLRGPGLSLFQRIMFLPVSWIVQYLVRLMILVIPIAYLWFGFLPLYFTDIADYVSYQAPLLAAYFLLMLWITPTRYLPIISSAVGTFATFRMLPTVVSSLIRPFGKPFRVTPKGSGNQANQFDKYTFAWIATLITITAVGLLVDIVPETAQIQAQFSPIAAFWAGINIVVLVIASLICFEKPQRLFHAFKLDEPASVDDIPGRLVSLALDKAVVAVAADSRFESKSVLLHLQGFTPFEAELKQVTQRRRSVSRGGDRQAYYLHLHFELEGAIRDQMIVKLYTGDYSRDIPELDKVAVSVNLLLRSFGRTRTF is encoded by the coding sequence GTGGTTCAGTATCTTCTAGCGCTTGCTCCAACCTTTCTCGTGGTGGCCTTCTTTCTCCTGGGGCCATTCAATTGGCCACGCCATCATAGCTGGGCGAGGACAGTCACCTGCGGGTTCGTCGCGGCCGTCGCATTGCGCTACATGATTTGGCGGTTCACGCAAACCGTTCTTCCCTATCCCTACGACGGGACCAACTTCTATTGGGTCTGGCTCGTCTTCATCGTCGAGCTGCTGGCATTTTCCGATGTTGTGCTGTTCCTCATCCTCATGAGCCGTTACGTCGACCGGAGCCTTGAGACGGACGAACTTGGTAAGATCTTTTTTTCGCGTGACGAGCGCAAACTGCCGACGGTCGATGTCTTCATACCTACCTACAACGAGCCGCTCGATGTCCTGGAGCGAACAATTGTCGGCGCACTCTCACTCGATTACCCAGCAGAAAAGCTGAAGGTTTATGTCCTCGACGACCAGCGCCGCGACTGGCTAAAAGCCTTTTGCGAAGACAAGAACGCTATTCATGTTACGCGCAGCAACAATGCTCACGCCAAAGCCGGCAACATGAATAACGGTCTGCAAGTCAGCTCAGGTGAATTCGTTGCCGTCTTTGATGCCGATTTCGTACCTTATCGGCATTTTCTTCGTCGCACCCTGCCCTTCTTTTCCGACGAAAGCATCGGTATCGTCCAGACACCACAGCACTTTTTCAATGCGGATCCGGTCCAGACGAATCTGGGGTTGGAGAACATATGGCCGGACGAGCAGCGTCTGTTTTTTGACGAGATCGCGCCCAGCCGCGACGGATGGGATGTCAGTTTCTGTTGTGGTTCATGCTCGATCGCTCGGCGCAAGGCGATCGACGCGATCGGCGGTTTCCCGACGGAGTCCATTACCGAGGATTTGCTGACCACGCTTTCGATGCTCAACAAAGGTTACAAGACGCGCTATCTGAACGAGCGGCTATCGATGGGGCTCGCCGCTGAAAATCTGACGGGCTATTTCGTTCAGCGAGAACGCTGGTGCCAGGGTGGCATTCAGACGCTTTACTTGCACAATGGCCCGTTGCGCGGCCCAGGACTGTCTTTGTTTCAGCGGATCATGTTCCTACCAGTTTCATGGATAGTCCAATATCTGGTTCGTCTGATGATCCTGGTCATTCCGATCGCCTATCTCTGGTTCGGATTTTTGCCGCTTTATTTCACTGATATCGCTGATTACGTCTCATACCAGGCACCGTTACTGGCCGCCTATTTCCTTTTAATGCTTTGGATCACGCCAACACGATATCTGCCCATTATCTCAAGTGCTGTTGGAACGTTTGCAACTTTCCGCATGCTGCCGACGGTGGTGTCAAGCTTGATCAGACCGTTCGGCAAGCCCTTCAGGGTGACCCCGAAAGGCAGTGGCAACCAGGCAAATCAATTCGACAAATATACGTTTGCCTGGATCGCAACCTTGATCACGATCACGGCGGTTGGGCTACTCGTCGATATTGTCCCAGAGACAGCACAGATCCAGGCGCAATTCTCGCCGATCGCGGCTTTCTGGGCCGGCATCAACATCGTCGTTTTGGTCATCGCCTCTCTCATTTGTTTCGAGAAACCGCAACGATTGTTTCACGCGTTCAAATTGGACGAACCGGCCTCGGTGGATGACATCCCCGGCCGGCTAGTCAGTTTGGCACTCGACAAGGCCGTTGTCGCGGTTGCGGCGGATTCACGCTTCGAGTCAAAATCCGTCTTGCTGCACCTTCAGGGCTTTACACCCTTTGAAGCCGAACTGAAGCAGGTCACTCAGCGGCGCAGGAGCGTGAGCCGAGGCGGCGATCGGCAAGCCTACTATCTCCACCTTCATTTTGAGCTCGAGGGCGCTATCCGAGACCAAATGATTGTAAAGCTCTATACGGGAGACTATTCGCGAGACATTCCTGAGCTCGACAAGGTCGCCGTATCAGTCAATCTTCTGCTGCGTTCCTTCGGCCGGACGCGCACATTTTAA
- a CDS encoding NmrA family NAD(P)-binding protein: MYAITGITGKVGGALARTLLTNGEAVRAIVRDRAKGASWAALGCEVALADMEDAKALSAAFAGAEGVFILPPSEFDPEPGYPEAHRMIDSVVAALRAARPRKILCLSTIGADAKEDNLLSQRAMLEKALNELDLPVTFLRPAWFMENALWDVATARDTGILYSFLQPSDKKFPMIATKDIGILAAELIQQDWSGKRVVELEAAQRVSPDDLAQAFEVALKRPVKVEVVNREIWEELFRSQGMKNPTPRIRMLDGFNESWIEFKDGGRLAQKGNTSLQQVVDALVAGAHTDDRA, encoded by the coding sequence ATGTACGCTATCACTGGAATTACCGGCAAAGTCGGCGGCGCGCTTGCGCGGACCCTGCTTACAAACGGCGAGGCCGTCCGTGCGATTGTTCGCGATCGGGCCAAGGGCGCTTCATGGGCCGCTCTCGGCTGCGAGGTCGCTCTCGCCGACATGGAAGACGCAAAGGCGCTATCGGCGGCCTTCGCCGGAGCCGAAGGTGTGTTCATCCTTCCGCCGTCAGAGTTCGATCCGGAGCCCGGCTATCCCGAGGCGCATAGGATGATCGATAGTGTCGTCGCGGCACTGAGAGCAGCTCGCCCGAGAAAGATCCTGTGCTTGTCGACCATCGGTGCTGACGCTAAAGAGGACAACCTGCTGTCGCAGCGCGCGATGTTGGAAAAGGCGCTCAACGAACTTGACCTTCCAGTCACCTTCCTGCGGCCGGCATGGTTCATGGAAAACGCGCTTTGGGACGTAGCCACGGCGCGCGACACCGGCATTCTCTACAGCTTCCTGCAGCCCTCTGACAAAAAGTTCCCGATGATCGCGACGAAAGACATAGGCATCCTGGCGGCAGAGCTAATCCAGCAGGATTGGAGCGGAAAACGCGTGGTCGAGTTGGAGGCCGCTCAACGTGTGTCGCCAGATGACCTCGCGCAAGCGTTCGAAGTTGCGCTCAAGAGGCCGGTGAAGGTCGAGGTTGTCAACCGCGAAATTTGGGAGGAACTGTTCCGCTCGCAAGGGATGAAGAACCCGACGCCACGGATTCGCATGCTCGATGGCTTCAATGAGAGTTGGATCGAGTTCAAGGACGGTGGTCGCCTCGCGCAAAAGGGAAATACCTCGCTGCAGCAGGTCGTGGACGCGCTGGTGGCCGGTGCTCACACCGACGATCGCGCCTGA
- a CDS encoding SDR family NAD(P)-dependent oxidoreductase, whose translation MTSPMGMALITGASSGMGAIYADRLARRGYDLILVARGRESLERVANAIANATGRAVTPGRADLGNPEDLRLVESILRTDPSVTMLVNNAGIGSVEPLLKADVDVMERIIEINVVALTRLVYAAAPAFASRKHGTIVNLASALPLAPEKFNDVYGASKAFVLALTQSLQAELSYDGLRFQAVLPGAIATPFWEASGRSLENLPNRAVMLPEDAVDAALADLDLGELVTLPSLPDSDDWNAYDAMRQELIPKLSSNVAASRYRAASRA comes from the coding sequence ATGACATCCCCAATGGGCATGGCGCTCATAACTGGGGCATCTTCCGGCATGGGCGCAATTTACGCCGACAGGCTTGCGCGACGAGGGTACGACCTCATACTCGTCGCGCGTGGCCGGGAATCCTTGGAAAGAGTAGCGAATGCAATCGCCAACGCGACGGGTCGGGCGGTAACTCCGGGCCGCGCGGATCTCGGCAACCCTGAGGATCTTCGATTGGTAGAATCCATCCTCCGCACGGATCCTTCGGTTACGATGCTGGTCAATAATGCGGGCATCGGCTCCGTGGAACCGCTGCTTAAAGCCGATGTCGATGTTATGGAACGCATAATCGAGATCAACGTCGTCGCGTTGACGCGTCTGGTGTATGCGGCCGCGCCTGCATTCGCATCTCGCAAACACGGGACGATCGTCAACCTTGCATCCGCACTCCCACTTGCACCAGAGAAATTCAACGACGTCTATGGCGCGTCGAAAGCCTTTGTACTTGCCCTTACTCAGTCGCTCCAAGCCGAACTCTCGTACGATGGATTGCGGTTCCAGGCGGTCTTGCCAGGTGCGATCGCCACGCCGTTCTGGGAAGCGTCCGGAAGATCGCTCGAAAATTTGCCCAATCGCGCAGTGATGTTGCCTGAGGACGCTGTCGACGCCGCGCTAGCTGATCTGGATCTGGGTGAACTGGTGACCCTTCCTTCACTTCCCGACAGCGACGACTGGAACGCCTATGACGCCATGCGACAAGAGTTGATCCCGAAGCTCTCGTCGAATGTAGCGGCTTCGCGCTACCGAGCCGCGAGCAGGGCATAG
- a CDS encoding L,D-transpeptidase family protein — protein MISMRCSLAISIILTSWHPAVAAGITAQDVNTASISSIQIEAPNAKPKNPDAAIVKLQVLLDRAGASPGAIDGFRGENLNKAIAGFEALEGLPFSEKPDATVMGRLDDQIPTVQNYSITADDGKDLLPDIPKDYALQAKMQHLGYTSIAEKLAERFHMSIALLKILNPTASFTPGETISIAVPGAAKSGTVKRIEVHRKSGQVYAFAEDGSLLAVYPATIGSKESPSPSGRHKVKGVARLPTYTYNPKINFQQGRNKKILKLPSGPNNPVGTVWIDLTEPTYGIHGTPDPELIGKAGSHGCVRLTNWDVEELAGMVKPGVVVEFLD, from the coding sequence ATGATTAGCATGCGCTGCTCCCTTGCGATCTCGATCATTTTGACATCCTGGCATCCGGCTGTCGCCGCGGGGATAACCGCACAAGATGTGAATACCGCTTCCATTTCGTCCATACAGATCGAAGCGCCAAATGCCAAGCCGAAGAATCCTGACGCGGCGATCGTGAAGCTCCAGGTTCTGCTAGATCGAGCCGGCGCTTCACCGGGCGCGATCGACGGCTTTCGCGGGGAGAACCTAAACAAGGCAATTGCGGGGTTTGAAGCTTTGGAAGGACTTCCCTTTAGTGAAAAACCGGATGCCACCGTAATGGGGCGGCTCGATGACCAAATCCCAACCGTTCAGAATTATTCAATAACAGCAGACGACGGGAAGGACCTCCTACCGGACATCCCCAAGGACTATGCCTTGCAGGCAAAGATGCAGCATCTCGGTTATACCAGCATTGCCGAGAAATTGGCCGAACGCTTCCATATGAGCATTGCCCTCCTCAAGATACTCAATCCGACCGCTTCCTTTACCCCCGGTGAAACAATCTCGATTGCGGTACCTGGCGCTGCAAAGAGCGGCACGGTGAAACGGATCGAGGTCCACAGAAAATCGGGCCAGGTGTACGCATTTGCGGAAGACGGCTCTTTGTTGGCGGTCTACCCAGCCACGATCGGCAGCAAGGAATCACCTTCTCCTTCCGGCAGGCACAAGGTCAAAGGTGTCGCACGTTTGCCGACATACACCTATAATCCGAAAATCAACTTTCAGCAGGGTCGTAATAAGAAGATATTAAAGCTGCCCAGCGGACCGAACAATCCCGTCGGTACAGTCTGGATCGATTTGACAGAACCCACCTACGGGATCCATGGAACGCCGGATCCAGAACTCATCGGCAAAGCCGGCTCTCATGGATGCGTCCGCCTGACAAATTGGGATGTCGAAGAGCTCGCAGGGATGGTTAAGCCGGGGGTAGTTGTTGAATTTCTCGACTGA
- a CDS encoding serine hydrolase domain-containing protein codes for MMSEITRRAVLTRGSMAAVAAYLGASAVQAANQSPRLKNAKFKSIDAAIQRAVNDRTVAGAVAMAATQKGIIYEGLFGKANVETGTAMMPDTVFWLLSMTKTITATACMQLVEQGRIKLDDDASKYLPQLAAPKLIVGFDANGQPQLQPAKNTIKVHHLLTHTSGYTYANWSDVIVRYETATGLPDITTCQNPAFNVPLEFEPGERWQYGISIDWTGKLVEAVSDQSLEVYFRENIFAPLGMKDSGFLIGSEQKRRVATCFSREGDGGLKAMPFEMPQRPEFFMGGGGAYSTPRDYMMLLQALLHGGKFNGAQILKPQTVAIMMQNQIGELDVRKMNSSAPAYSNSFDQFPEQKHKWGYSFDINTEAGPHGRSAGSVSWAGLLNCYFWIDPVRKVTGSLFTQLLPFYDDRVVALYGDFERGLYDGLA; via the coding sequence ATCATGAGTGAGATCACGAGAAGAGCGGTGCTGACGCGCGGCTCCATGGCCGCGGTGGCGGCATATCTTGGAGCAAGCGCTGTCCAGGCAGCCAACCAAAGCCCTCGCCTCAAAAATGCGAAGTTTAAGTCCATCGATGCCGCGATACAGCGGGCAGTCAATGACCGCACGGTCGCTGGTGCAGTAGCTATGGCTGCAACGCAGAAGGGCATCATCTACGAAGGCCTTTTCGGCAAGGCAAACGTGGAAACCGGTACTGCGATGATGCCTGACACGGTCTTTTGGCTGCTGTCGATGACAAAGACGATCACGGCGACGGCTTGCATGCAGCTGGTTGAGCAGGGCCGCATCAAGCTCGACGACGACGCATCGAAATACCTGCCGCAACTCGCGGCACCTAAGTTAATTGTGGGCTTCGACGCCAATGGCCAGCCGCAACTGCAGCCCGCCAAGAATACAATCAAGGTTCATCACCTTCTGACGCATACCTCCGGTTACACCTACGCAAACTGGAGTGATGTGATAGTGCGCTACGAGACCGCCACCGGCTTACCCGATATCACCACCTGCCAGAACCCCGCTTTCAATGTCCCACTCGAATTCGAACCGGGCGAGCGCTGGCAGTACGGTATCAGCATAGACTGGACTGGCAAGCTGGTCGAGGCCGTCAGCGATCAGTCTTTGGAGGTTTATTTTCGGGAAAACATTTTCGCACCACTTGGAATGAAGGATTCGGGGTTTCTGATCGGCAGCGAGCAGAAGCGTCGAGTCGCCACCTGCTTCAGTCGGGAAGGCGACGGTGGATTGAAGGCCATGCCATTCGAAATGCCCCAGCGTCCTGAATTCTTCATGGGTGGCGGCGGCGCGTACAGCACTCCGCGTGACTACATGATGCTGCTTCAAGCGCTTCTGCATGGCGGCAAGTTCAACGGCGCTCAGATCCTGAAGCCTCAGACCGTCGCAATAATGATGCAGAACCAGATCGGCGAGCTGGATGTTCGCAAGATGAATTCATCGGCGCCAGCCTATTCGAACAGCTTTGACCAGTTCCCCGAGCAGAAGCACAAGTGGGGCTATTCCTTCGACATCAATACCGAAGCCGGCCCACACGGCCGCTCTGCGGGAAGCGTCTCCTGGGCCGGGCTGCTCAATTGCTACTTCTGGATTGATCCCGTCCGCAAGGTCACCGGATCCCTCTTTACCCAGCTTCTTCCCTTCTACGACGATCGTGTCGTTGCCCTCTACGGCGACTTCGAACGCGGGCTCTATGACGGCCTCGCTTAA
- a CDS encoding DUF3592 domain-containing protein, with product MPVDDQHHVRVRRGGRIVLGIGLLLLLPGILAFAHNLGFAMRAQRAEASFEGAVERNTSYGVMYYPRFTFRTPDGREASFTSRVGSSSQEYASGSKLAILYDPVRPNHAQADSFFGIWLQCIVLLPPAFLVILIGAAILLR from the coding sequence ATGCCCGTCGATGATCAGCATCACGTTCGTGTCCGCAGGGGCGGCCGCATCGTCCTGGGAATCGGCTTGCTCCTGCTGCTGCCTGGTATCTTGGCCTTCGCGCACAACTTGGGTTTCGCTATGCGGGCACAGCGGGCTGAGGCCAGCTTCGAGGGTGCTGTCGAGCGCAATACCAGCTATGGGGTCATGTACTATCCCAGATTCACCTTTCGCACGCCCGATGGTCGGGAGGCGTCGTTCACATCCCGCGTAGGTTCAAGCTCTCAGGAATATGCATCCGGTTCCAAGCTGGCGATCCTCTACGACCCCGTCCGTCCAAACCATGCGCAAGCGGACTCGTTCTTTGGCATCTGGCTCCAATGTATCGTCCTTCTGCCGCCTGCATTCCTTGTCATCCTCATTGGCGCCGCCATTCTGCTCCGCTAG
- a CDS encoding LysR family transcriptional regulator, whose protein sequence is MSFDGRLLTGVSVFLAVAEAGNFAKAAGVLGVTPSGVSRSIGRLETKMGVRLFDRTPRSVALTEEGRLFRLQALPLVAGLEEAAAAAAGSAAAVGGRLRVSIDPWFARMVLAPQLPRFTEKYPDLKIDLMTTNARDDMMSGFDVAVRFGSTSAGSLIARKLLDIRVITCAAPAYLEKFGEPGRPEDIEGYEVILFRDPETGRAFPWEFHQGTEIVTVKVGGRVVFDDPSAAVAACVAGQGLFQSLEIGLESWLQTGQITQILKDWSDEHYPLYAYHPARHLPPAKVRAFLDFVQQIAREKARQGSSLPIGETSDLLKVRETPGDPFHHPDTR, encoded by the coding sequence ATGAGCTTTGACGGACGTCTTCTCACTGGGGTGAGTGTATTTTTGGCAGTTGCCGAGGCCGGCAATTTCGCCAAGGCCGCCGGCGTATTGGGAGTGACCCCTTCTGGCGTCAGCCGGTCAATCGGACGACTGGAAACCAAGATGGGCGTGCGTCTCTTTGATCGCACACCCCGTTCAGTCGCCTTAACCGAAGAAGGGCGTCTGTTTCGTCTACAGGCCTTGCCGCTCGTGGCGGGTCTGGAAGAAGCGGCTGCGGCAGCCGCGGGATCGGCAGCAGCGGTCGGCGGGAGGCTGCGCGTATCGATCGACCCCTGGTTCGCAAGGATGGTATTGGCGCCTCAGCTTCCGCGGTTCACCGAGAAATATCCGGATCTGAAAATCGACCTTATGACGACGAATGCGCGTGACGACATGATGAGCGGGTTCGACGTGGCTGTCCGATTTGGCTCGACCAGCGCGGGGTCGCTCATAGCAAGAAAGCTTCTCGATATCCGCGTCATCACGTGCGCGGCCCCGGCCTATCTCGAGAAATTCGGCGAGCCGGGCCGGCCTGAGGATATCGAGGGTTACGAAGTTATTCTTTTCCGCGACCCGGAGACCGGCCGCGCTTTCCCCTGGGAATTTCATCAAGGCACCGAAATCGTCACGGTGAAAGTTGGAGGCCGCGTTGTTTTTGACGATCCGTCTGCCGCAGTCGCGGCCTGTGTCGCCGGACAGGGGCTCTTTCAAAGCCTCGAAATCGGGCTTGAATCATGGTTGCAGACCGGTCAGATCACACAGATCCTCAAGGACTGGTCCGATGAACATTATCCGTTGTACGCCTACCATCCGGCGCGCCATCTGCCGCCTGCAAAAGTCCGTGCGTTCCTCGATTTTGTGCAGCAGATTGCAAGAGAGAAGGCGCGTCAAGGCTCTTCTCTGCCTATCGGGGAAACGTCGGATCTGCTGAAGGTGCGGGAAACGCCTGGCGATCCATTTCACCACCCTGACACGCGGTGA